The nucleotide sequence CCCCGGCTTAATGAATGTAAAAGGCCGGCTGACACATTTAATGGGGAACTGGTATGAGTCCGGGAGTGCCTTCCAAGATATCGTCGACGCTCGAAATAAGCTTTTGGAAATGAATCATAATGGTCCGTACGCACTCGTGTTATCACCTGAATTATATTCTCTTTTGCACCGTGTACATAAAGACACGAATGTGCTGGAGATTGAACATGTTCGCGAACTGATTACGGACGGTGTATTCCAATCCCCTGTGTTAAAAGGCAAAACAGGCGTTCTTGTTAATACAGGCCGCAACAATTTGGATTTGGCTGTATCCGAAGACTTTGAAACGGCTTATTTAGGAGAAGAAGGAATGAATCATCCATTCCGCGTATATGAAACCGTCGTACTGCGCATTAAACGGCCGGCTGCAATTTGCACTCTAATCGATCCGAAAGAATAAAGGGCTGCGTAACGATGAATAACCGTAAATTTACTGTCGGCTCCCTTATTCCAAATCAGCAGACTGCCGAACCGGTCACGGTCGCATGGCAAACGCAGCAGCCTCCGAAAAAGCAATTAAAAACCAGCATTCGTCTGCTGCAAAATGGACAAACCTTTCATGTGAAGCGTTTCAAAGGCAATTTGTTAGAAGCAGCATTGAAGCAAAATCAGGCTCTTCAATTTAAATGCCGAAAAGGTACGTGCGGCGTCTGCACAGTGAAAGTGATAGAGGGGGCCTCCTTGCTGTCACTGCCAAATGAACAGGAACAAAAGAAGCTAAAACAGTCTTTAACAGAAGGATATCGGTTAGCCTGCCAAGCAGTCATCTATTAAAAAAGCTGTCCCGCGCCTATGGCCGGGACAGCTTCTTGTTATTAAGCATGTAGTCTGTCATTTAAATGGACAAGTTTGTCTTCCACAGAAAATGGCAAGCAGACATCGTGTTTTTTCAGTTCTTTGACGCTAATATCGCGAACAAGCTGCAATGCTTCTTTTTTAAATGTATGCGTGACAAATCCCTCGTTAATTTCACATAGCTTGCGTAAATATTGTACCGTATCCTGCAGCAGCATTTGCTTTACGTAGCTATTTTCCATCTGACAAATCAACTTATGCTGCAACCCTTTGATCACCGCTATTTGATCAACATGCGTCATAATGTTCATGCCATCTTCATCGATAAAACAGAGGGAAACGTACTGCCCTTTTGAAAGATCAACATTCGTGAATACTGGATGAACGTACACTTCCCCCGACACCAACTGAATCATACTCGCTTCTGCCACTCCGCCAATTTTACGCTTGTTCGAAATCACTGTATGAATGTCTTTTAGTCCATGCAGCATGTTCATCATTTGTTTATTCGCTCCGTTCTTCAAAATGATACTTTCATTTTAAAGAAAATGATAATCATTGTCAATTAGTTTTTCATCGGGTCAATTGGTGCGCTCTTTTATCCGCCACTATATTTTATTAGCCCATTCTGAATGTTATTCTCCAGATTCTTCTATTGACTAGCCTAACACTCCACTTTTTCAAACAAAACAGCGGTTCCCACACCGCCGCCGCTCCCTAAAGCGGCGAGTGCATAACGCGCTTCAGGTCTTCTTTGCATTTCATAAAACAGCCGCGTGACTAAAATAGCGCCGGAAGCTGCATACGGGTGTCCTAGAGCAAGAGCTCCTCCTCGGACATTCAATTTGTCGGCAGGGATATCGAGTTCTCGAGCACAGGCTGCTATTTTAACAGCAAAGGCCTCATTAATTTCAAC is from Bacillus sp. PK3_68 and encodes:
- a CDS encoding family 1 encapsulin nanocompartment shell protein; its protein translation is MNKSQLYPDSPLTDQDFAQLDQTVIEAARRQLVGRRFIELYGPLGRGIQSVFNDIFVENHEAKMDFQGSFDTDIESSKRVNYTIPMLYKDFVLYWRDLEQAKVLDIPIDFSAAANAARDVAILEDQMIFHGSKEFDIPGLMNVKGRLTHLMGNWYESGSAFQDIVDARNKLLEMNHNGPYALVLSPELYSLLHRVHKDTNVLEIEHVRELITDGVFQSPVLKGKTGVLVNTGRNNLDLAVSEDFETAYLGEEGMNHPFRVYETVVLRIKRPAAICTLIDPKE
- a CDS encoding 2Fe-2S iron-sulfur cluster-binding protein, whose translation is MNNRKFTVGSLIPNQQTAEPVTVAWQTQQPPKKQLKTSIRLLQNGQTFHVKRFKGNLLEAALKQNQALQFKCRKGTCGVCTVKVIEGASLLSLPNEQEQKKLKQSLTEGYRLACQAVIY